Below is a genomic region from Bacillus mycoides.
GTAAAAGTTTTACGGCGACCAATTTTATCGGCTAGAATACCAAAAGTCGCAATTCCAATTAGCATGCCGATCGTAGAGATGAACATCCAGCCGCTCGCTTTTGCTAATGTGTAGTTATATTTATTCGCTAAAATAGTTGGCATCCATGTGAAGATCCCATAATATCCGAAGTTCTGGATGAATGACATAATAATAAGACCAATTGTTGTTATCGTTACTTTTTTATTGGCAAATAACTTTCGAAGTGGGAACTTTTTCATTTGCTTTAGTTGTTCTGCCTCAGTAGTTGTTAAATTACCTTTAGCTTCTTTTTGTAACAATTCTTTTTTGTATCGTTGTTTTTGTTCCCATATTTTCGGTTCACTTAAACTTTTGCGGACGTAAACAGCTAGTAGAGCGGGAATGAGTCCAAATAAGAAAACAGCTCTCCATCCGAAATGCGGGACGATAAATGCCGGAAGGAGTGAAGCGACTAGTACGCCAAATTGCCATCCAAGTGCAACAACGGATGTCGCCTTAGCGCGCATTTCTTTAGACCATGTTTCAGTTACGATGGCCATCCCAATCCCGAATTCACCACCAACTCCCATTCCAACTAAAAAGCGAAGAATTAATAATTGCCAATAATCTGTTGCGAAATAAATAAGTGCTGTTGCTAGTGAGAATAGTAAGATTGTGAAGGCCATCGTACGGATACGCCCAAATAAATCAGCAATAAATCCAAATAAATAAGACCCGATTAGCATTCCTATTGTGGTAGCTAATGTTAAGTTTCCACCTTCAACAGGGCTTAAATGAAATTCTTTTAAAATGTAGACGAGTACGAAAGATAAGAGCAACATGTCTAAACCTTCTGCTGCATATCCTAGCGCAGAACCAAACAATGTTTTATATCTTTTCTCTTTCGTCTCCTCTGTTGTTGATTGTACATCAGTAGTGACGTTCATCATTACTCCTCCTTATTTTCTTTTACAGTCGCTATGGAAGAATAACAAAAGGCCTTCTCACCTGATATGATGAGAAGGCCAAAAAAGCATACGTATCCCTAAAAAAGACCATACGTATAGTATATTCCGACTTCCTTCTCAACCTCACGGGGTTGGGTTAAAGGACTGTATTATATTACTTTATTTTTAGCACTCTTCTGTTAGATTGTCAAATAAAGAGGGGATAGTTATGTGTAAAATATTTCAAAAAACATTTCATTCTCCTTGACGCACGCTTCATTATTTTCCCATAATAAAACTAACTAATATAAAAAGGAATGAATCACAGATGCTAAATTTAGTACTTATGATGATTGAACGCGTCGGACTTATTGTTATTTTAGGATTTTTACTCTCTCATATTAAAACGTTCCGGCGTCTTCTTCATAAGCAAGACGGATATGTAGATAAGTTTAAGCTTATTTGTATTTTTTCAGTGTTTACAATTGTAAGCAATTACACAGGGATTGAAATAGCAGGAAATACTATTATGAATGAAAATTGGTTACAAGGTGTTTCATCATCCAGCACAATTGCGAATACACGAATCATGGGTGTTGGAATTAGTGGATTGCTTGGCGGTCCTATCGTCGGAATTGGAGTAGGTTCTATTGCGGGTATTCATCGTTATATGCTTGGCGGGACGACGGCAGTAAGTTGTGCAATTTCATCAATTTTGGCTGGGATTATAACAGGTTATATTGGATACATTTTCAAAAAATATAACCGTACTATTACTCCTAAATTTTCTGCGATTTTAAGTGTTTTTATCGTTACTTTAGAAATGCTTATGATTCTATTAATTATAGAAGATGGACTTAGTGTTGTGAAAACAATTGCGCTACCGATGATTCTTGTAAATAGTTTTGGCAGTTTCATTTTACTTTCGATGATACTAGCTATTTTACGACAAGAAGAAAACGCAAAAGCTTTGCAAACGCATAAAGTATTACGAATTGCTGATAAGACGTTACCATATTTCCGCCAAGGGTTAACAGAAGAGTCTTGTAAACATGTGGCACAAATTATTCACCGCTTTACGGGAACAGATGCGGTATCCTTAACAGATACAGAGGAAATCTTAGCTCATGTTGGATTAGCATCAGATCATCATATTCCTTCACACAGTTTAATAACAGGTTTATCAAAAGAAGTATTAAAAACAGGGAAAATAATGAAGGCAAAATCACGTGAGATTATTAATTGTCAACATGAAGGGTGTCCATTACAAGCGGCAGTTGTTATTCCATTAACTTCACATGGAAATACGATAGGGACATTAAAACTTTATTTTAAAAACCCTAATCAATTAAGTCGTGTTGAAGAAGAGTTAGCGGAAGGGCTAGCGAAAATATTCTCCACACAGCTTGAGTTAGGTGAAGCTGAGTTACAAAGTAAGTTATTGCAAGATGCCGAAATAAAAGCGTTGCAAGCACAAATCAATCCGCATTTTTTATTTAATGCAATTAATACCGTATCGGCTTTATGCCGAACAGATGTAGAAAAAGCGAGGAAATTATTATTGCAGCTTAGCGTTTATTTTCGTTGTAATTTGCAAGGGGCACGACAATTACTTATTCCATTAGAACAAGAGTTGAATCATGTACATGCATATTTATCGTTAGAGCAAGCGAGGTTTCCGAATAAGTATGAAGTGAAGATGTACATTGAAGAGGCACTAAAGGTGACTTTAGTTCCACCATTTGTGCTTCAGCTATTAGTTGAAAATGCATTGCGCCATGCTTTTCCGAAAAAGCAGCCAGTGTGCCAAGTCGAGGTACATGTGTTTGAAAAAGAAGGGATGGTTCACTTTAAAGTAAAGGATAATGGACAAGGGATTGAGAGTGAACGTCTAGAGCAATTAGGAAAAATGGTAGTTCCATCAAAGAAAGGGACGGGAACAGCCTTATATAATATTAATGAACGACTTATCGGGTTATTTGGGAAAGAGACAATGCTTCAAATTGAAAGTGAATTAGAGCAAGGGACAAAGATCCTCT
It encodes:
- a CDS encoding MFS transporter — its product is MNVTTDVQSTTEETKEKRYKTLFGSALGYAAEGLDMLLLSFVLVYILKEFHLSPVEGGNLTLATTIGMLIGSYLFGFIADLFGRIRTMAFTILLFSLATALIYFATDYWQLLILRFLVGMGVGGEFGIGMAIVTETWSKEMRAKATSVVALGWQFGVLVASLLPAFIVPHFGWRAVFLFGLIPALLAVYVRKSLSEPKIWEQKQRYKKELLQKEAKGNLTTTEAEQLKQMKKFPLRKLFANKKVTITTIGLIIMSFIQNFGYYGIFTWMPTILANKYNYTLAKASGWMFISTIGMLIGIATFGILADKIGRRKTFTIYYVGGTIYCLIYFFLFTDSTSLLWGSALLGFFANGMMGGFGAILAENYPAEARSTAENFIFGTGRGLAGFGPVIIGLLAAGGNLMGALSLIFIIYPIGLVTMLLCVPETKDKVLE
- the lytS gene encoding two-component system sensor histidine kinase LytS, whose amino-acid sequence is MLNLVLMMIERVGLIVILGFLLSHIKTFRRLLHKQDGYVDKFKLICIFSVFTIVSNYTGIEIAGNTIMNENWLQGVSSSSTIANTRIMGVGISGLLGGPIVGIGVGSIAGIHRYMLGGTTAVSCAISSILAGIITGYIGYIFKKYNRTITPKFSAILSVFIVTLEMLMILLIIEDGLSVVKTIALPMILVNSFGSFILLSMILAILRQEENAKALQTHKVLRIADKTLPYFRQGLTEESCKHVAQIIHRFTGTDAVSLTDTEEILAHVGLASDHHIPSHSLITGLSKEVLKTGKIMKAKSREIINCQHEGCPLQAAVVIPLTSHGNTIGTLKLYFKNPNQLSRVEEELAEGLAKIFSTQLELGEAELQSKLLQDAEIKALQAQINPHFLFNAINTVSALCRTDVEKARKLLLQLSVYFRCNLQGARQLLIPLEQELNHVHAYLSLEQARFPNKYEVKMYIEEALKVTLVPPFVLQLLVENALRHAFPKKQPVCQVEVHVFEKEGMVHFKVKDNGQGIESERLEQLGKMVVPSKKGTGTALYNINERLIGLFGKETMLQIESELEQGTKILFVIPKKVEEEKRSVKSISS